Proteins found in one Larimichthys crocea isolate SSNF chromosome I, L_crocea_2.0, whole genome shotgun sequence genomic segment:
- the simc1 gene encoding uncharacterized protein simc1 isoform X1, which yields MEMENVITLSSDSDKEDSDVEIVGCYSNVTTKAEVLPLTAVRVDVSALKVNVPTRYIDLTDPRWALPELKTRKRLNSTALAIVDLTESDVVNGTEQKSEDLPPDDFKMKNESTDETQTSNKQEKSTSRCSSPVIALQEECSDTNPNQSLDLQPQHQKQTDEAHRQAPTVKLRRLPFLESHVTELKESRRSIYLTKDCMQMSLQPRQQATDSKALDCISNMTTASNNPHMELTLEDESCPTVTEFLVRQERQENSNEFTSSRSNAEISQHVRSAAASPHSDKGSSVATSKEHIPHEDERSEFCLSMLIPSPTSSSQDKSQSSSQRKSLCSNLEQLDLHQADSKQSYLSDHPDPPTIGMNAPEPFHLDSLSNISPISHNLINQDNPTPPASEHILAENVSEWQTEEVKTDGASNSPDYLHCSIPCDSPLSMSKAEDSDEGSGTGTYRGGLDSPPSCLWQEGSDGEQVNEENRFDMDFRVASREDRNFVCPVTLRKIMSGPAESLIDEDDEGFGTPEVLCRQSLSLVYSTIDENYPEGTLQLLSDLLQPGYYPPRDISLHLLRGILLDPKCPYHLCVQAFNLLIRTQRHHIADKTTIPWDWELLTSVMTNQDHTKRHRCEVARMLLEYVVQTMEDDFQAKRSSSTLHHSIAKSTLSCDQQFLNVRDVIKWLFSAIMKSTEHAETGEAVRERDEQIRMVSIFQRMLSLALEVDRSPALNSAKLSQELFHMLIGNIPLRAHRMLLLESLQSKLLRCKLLEHLLDYACPLKITVPMSLSLLLHFMKNCTLAPDPTDGSERWQKWEELVHLLWMLLLSYNKAMKGYLCSSVSEQRGIVGTLVYKQDDMVSKPAVREAVEALLSRSQADLGQALPLHVEESLTYLQDHLLDVCQC from the exons CGGTATATTGACCTCACAGATCCAAGATGGGCTCTTCCCGAGCTGAAGACACGTAAAAGACTAAATTCAACCGCTTTGGCTATTGTGGACTTGACTGAAAGTGACGTAGTGAACGGGACAGAACAGAAGTCAGAGGATTTGCCACCggatgattttaaaatgaagaatGAAAGCACGGATGAAACGCAgacttcaaacaaacaagagaaaagCACTTCAAGGTGTTCTTCACCTGTTATTGCACTACAGGAGGAATGTAGTGACACAAATCCAAACCAAAGTTTGGATTTGCAACCACAACACCAAAAGCAGACGGATGAAGCGCATCGTCAAGCACCGACTGTAAAATTAAGACGATTGCCCTTTCTTGAAAGTCATGTCACAGAACTGAAAGAATCAAGGCGTTCTATATACTTAACTAAAGACTGTATGCAAATGTCACTGCAACCTAGGCAACAAGCCACTGACAGTAAAGCACTGGATTGCATTAGTAATATGACTACTGCATCGAATAATCCTCACATGGAGCTTACATTGGAGGATGAGTCTTGTCCCACGGTGACAGAATTTCTTGTCAGACAAGAACGTCAAGAGAACAGCAACGAATTCACGAGCTCACGATCGAatgctgaaatatctcagcatgTGCGGAGCGCAGCTGCCTCTCCGCACTCTGATAAAGGAAGCTCAGTTGCAACCTCGAAGGAACACATCCCTCATGAAGATGAGAGGAGTGAATTTTGCTTGTCCATGCTCATACCCTCTCCAACATCTTCATCCCAAGATAAATCACAGAGTTCCTCACAAAGAAAATCTCTCTGTTCCAACCTGGAACAATTGGATTTACACCAAGCAGACTCTAAGCAAAGCTATCTTTCTGATCACCCTGACCCGCCTACCATCGGAATGAACGCCCCTGAGCCTTTTCACCTGGACTCTCTTTCGAACATCAGTCCCATATCTCATAACCTAATAAACCAAGACAACCCGACACCCCCCGCCTCTGAACATATACTCGCTGAGAATGTGTCTGAATGGCAGACGGAGGAGGTTAAGACTGATGGGGCCTCAAACAGCCCAGACTACTTGCACTGTAGTATCCCTTGTGACTCTCCTTTGTCCATGTCTAAGGCTGAGGATAGTGATGAAGGATCTGGGACTGGGACATACAGAGGGGGATTAGACAGTCCACCATCTTGTCTTTGGCAAGAGGGTAGTGATGGAGAGCAAGTGAACGAAGAGAACAGATTTGATATGGACTTCAGGGTGGCCAGTAGAGAGGACAGGAATTTTGTGTGCCCAGTTACCCTCAGGAAAATAATGTCGGGACCAGCTGAATCCTTG attgatgAAGACGATGAAGGTTTTGGAACTCCAGAGGTGCTGTGCCGTCAGAGCCTGAGTCTGGTTTACAGTACCATAGATGAAAACTACCCAGAGGGCACTTTGCAGCTCCTGTCTGACCTACTACAGCCTGGTTACTATCCCCCCAGAGATATCTCCTTACACCTGCTGCGTGGTATTCTACTTGACCCAAAGTGTCCTTATCACTTGTGTGTGCAAGCCTTTAATCTCCTGATCAGGACACAGAG ACACCACATTGCTGATAAAACCACTATTCCATGGGACTGGGAGTTGTTAACCTCAGTCATGACCAATCAG GACCATACAAAGAGACATCGATGTGAGGTTGCGCGCATGCTTCTGGAGTACGTCGTGCAAACTATGGAGGACGACTTTCAGGCCAAACGTtcttcctccaccctccaccacTCCATCGCCAAGTCAACATTGTCGTGTGATCAGCAGTTTCTTAATGTCAG ggATGTCATCAAGTGGCTCTTTTCTGCCATCATGAAATCAACAGAGCATGCAGAGACCGGCGAagcagtcagagagagagatgaacaaATCAG AATGGTGTCCATCTTCCAGAGGATGCTGTCCTTGGCTCTGGAGGTGGACCGTTCTCCAGCGCTAAACTCTGCCAAGCTGTCCCAGGAGCTCTTTCACATGCTCATCGGCAATATACCTCTACGAGCACACAG GATGTTGTTGCTCGAGAGCCTGCAGAGCAAGCTGCTGAGATGTAAGCTGTTGGAACATCTGTTGGACTATGCATGCCCACTGAAAATCACTGTGCCCATGTCGCTCAGTCTGCTGCTTCACTTTATGAAGAACTGCACTCTGGCACCAGACCCTACA GATGGTTCTGAACGGTGGCAGAAGTGGGAAGAGTTGGTCCATCTCCTCTGGATGTTGCTGCTCAGCTACAACAAAGCGATGAAAG GCTATCTGTGCAGCTCCGTCTCTGAACAAAGAGGCATAGTTGGCACCTTGGTCTACAAGCAGGATGACATGGTGTCCAAGCCTGCTGTCCGTGAAGCTGTAGAGGCCCTCTTGTCCAGATCTCAGGCTGATCTTGGCCAAGCCTTACCTCTCCACGTGGAAGAATCTCTTACTTATCTACAGGATCACCTGCTAGATGTCTGTCAGtgttaa
- the simc1 gene encoding uncharacterized protein simc1 isoform X2: MKNESTDETQTSNKQEKSTSRCSSPVIALQEECSDTNPNQSLDLQPQHQKQTDEAHRQAPTVKLRRLPFLESHVTELKESRRSIYLTKDCMQMSLQPRQQATDSKALDCISNMTTASNNPHMELTLEDESCPTVTEFLVRQERQENSNEFTSSRSNAEISQHVRSAAASPHSDKGSSVATSKEHIPHEDERSEFCLSMLIPSPTSSSQDKSQSSSQRKSLCSNLEQLDLHQADSKQSYLSDHPDPPTIGMNAPEPFHLDSLSNISPISHNLINQDNPTPPASEHILAENVSEWQTEEVKTDGASNSPDYLHCSIPCDSPLSMSKAEDSDEGSGTGTYRGGLDSPPSCLWQEGSDGEQVNEENRFDMDFRVASREDRNFVCPVTLRKIMSGPAESLIDEDDEGFGTPEVLCRQSLSLVYSTIDENYPEGTLQLLSDLLQPGYYPPRDISLHLLRGILLDPKCPYHLCVQAFNLLIRTQRHHIADKTTIPWDWELLTSVMTNQDHTKRHRCEVARMLLEYVVQTMEDDFQAKRSSSTLHHSIAKSTLSCDQQFLNVRDVIKWLFSAIMKSTEHAETGEAVRERDEQIRMVSIFQRMLSLALEVDRSPALNSAKLSQELFHMLIGNIPLRAHRMLLLESLQSKLLRCKLLEHLLDYACPLKITVPMSLSLLLHFMKNCTLAPDPTDGSERWQKWEELVHLLWMLLLSYNKAMKGYLCSSVSEQRGIVGTLVYKQDDMVSKPAVREAVEALLSRSQADLGQALPLHVEESLTYLQDHLLDVCQC, from the exons atgaagaatGAAAGCACGGATGAAACGCAgacttcaaacaaacaagagaaaagCACTTCAAGGTGTTCTTCACCTGTTATTGCACTACAGGAGGAATGTAGTGACACAAATCCAAACCAAAGTTTGGATTTGCAACCACAACACCAAAAGCAGACGGATGAAGCGCATCGTCAAGCACCGACTGTAAAATTAAGACGATTGCCCTTTCTTGAAAGTCATGTCACAGAACTGAAAGAATCAAGGCGTTCTATATACTTAACTAAAGACTGTATGCAAATGTCACTGCAACCTAGGCAACAAGCCACTGACAGTAAAGCACTGGATTGCATTAGTAATATGACTACTGCATCGAATAATCCTCACATGGAGCTTACATTGGAGGATGAGTCTTGTCCCACGGTGACAGAATTTCTTGTCAGACAAGAACGTCAAGAGAACAGCAACGAATTCACGAGCTCACGATCGAatgctgaaatatctcagcatgTGCGGAGCGCAGCTGCCTCTCCGCACTCTGATAAAGGAAGCTCAGTTGCAACCTCGAAGGAACACATCCCTCATGAAGATGAGAGGAGTGAATTTTGCTTGTCCATGCTCATACCCTCTCCAACATCTTCATCCCAAGATAAATCACAGAGTTCCTCACAAAGAAAATCTCTCTGTTCCAACCTGGAACAATTGGATTTACACCAAGCAGACTCTAAGCAAAGCTATCTTTCTGATCACCCTGACCCGCCTACCATCGGAATGAACGCCCCTGAGCCTTTTCACCTGGACTCTCTTTCGAACATCAGTCCCATATCTCATAACCTAATAAACCAAGACAACCCGACACCCCCCGCCTCTGAACATATACTCGCTGAGAATGTGTCTGAATGGCAGACGGAGGAGGTTAAGACTGATGGGGCCTCAAACAGCCCAGACTACTTGCACTGTAGTATCCCTTGTGACTCTCCTTTGTCCATGTCTAAGGCTGAGGATAGTGATGAAGGATCTGGGACTGGGACATACAGAGGGGGATTAGACAGTCCACCATCTTGTCTTTGGCAAGAGGGTAGTGATGGAGAGCAAGTGAACGAAGAGAACAGATTTGATATGGACTTCAGGGTGGCCAGTAGAGAGGACAGGAATTTTGTGTGCCCAGTTACCCTCAGGAAAATAATGTCGGGACCAGCTGAATCCTTG attgatgAAGACGATGAAGGTTTTGGAACTCCAGAGGTGCTGTGCCGTCAGAGCCTGAGTCTGGTTTACAGTACCATAGATGAAAACTACCCAGAGGGCACTTTGCAGCTCCTGTCTGACCTACTACAGCCTGGTTACTATCCCCCCAGAGATATCTCCTTACACCTGCTGCGTGGTATTCTACTTGACCCAAAGTGTCCTTATCACTTGTGTGTGCAAGCCTTTAATCTCCTGATCAGGACACAGAG ACACCACATTGCTGATAAAACCACTATTCCATGGGACTGGGAGTTGTTAACCTCAGTCATGACCAATCAG GACCATACAAAGAGACATCGATGTGAGGTTGCGCGCATGCTTCTGGAGTACGTCGTGCAAACTATGGAGGACGACTTTCAGGCCAAACGTtcttcctccaccctccaccacTCCATCGCCAAGTCAACATTGTCGTGTGATCAGCAGTTTCTTAATGTCAG ggATGTCATCAAGTGGCTCTTTTCTGCCATCATGAAATCAACAGAGCATGCAGAGACCGGCGAagcagtcagagagagagatgaacaaATCAG AATGGTGTCCATCTTCCAGAGGATGCTGTCCTTGGCTCTGGAGGTGGACCGTTCTCCAGCGCTAAACTCTGCCAAGCTGTCCCAGGAGCTCTTTCACATGCTCATCGGCAATATACCTCTACGAGCACACAG GATGTTGTTGCTCGAGAGCCTGCAGAGCAAGCTGCTGAGATGTAAGCTGTTGGAACATCTGTTGGACTATGCATGCCCACTGAAAATCACTGTGCCCATGTCGCTCAGTCTGCTGCTTCACTTTATGAAGAACTGCACTCTGGCACCAGACCCTACA GATGGTTCTGAACGGTGGCAGAAGTGGGAAGAGTTGGTCCATCTCCTCTGGATGTTGCTGCTCAGCTACAACAAAGCGATGAAAG GCTATCTGTGCAGCTCCGTCTCTGAACAAAGAGGCATAGTTGGCACCTTGGTCTACAAGCAGGATGACATGGTGTCCAAGCCTGCTGTCCGTGAAGCTGTAGAGGCCCTCTTGTCCAGATCTCAGGCTGATCTTGGCCAAGCCTTACCTCTCCACGTGGAAGAATCTCTTACTTATCTACAGGATCACCTGCTAGATGTCTGTCAGtgttaa